Proteins encoded by one window of Heliangelus exortis chromosome 5, bHelExo1.hap1, whole genome shotgun sequence:
- the NUMB gene encoding protein numb homolog isoform X7, with protein MNKLRQSFRRKKDVYVPEASRPHQWQTDEEGVRTGKCSFPVKYLGHVEVDESRGMHICEDAVKRLKSLPTVIALDLSPLFLQERKFFKGFFGKSGKKAVKAVLWVSADGLRVVDEKTKDLIVDQTIEKVSFCAPDRNFDRAFSYICRDGTTRRWICHCFMAVKDTGERLSHAVGCAFAACLERKQKREKECGVTATFDASRTTFTREGSFRVTTATEQAEREEIMRQMPDAKAVETEVKAVAPGAAPNNTAPSSGSPTSPTAEVPASLEKEMSNPHAIPRRHAPIEQLARQGSFRGFPALSQKMSPFKRQLSLRINELPSTVQRKTDFPMKNSVPEVEGETDSISALCSQITSAFSAPSEDPFSSAPMTKPVTVVAPQSPAFQGTEWSSTSSGAASPSLFQGNHRRTPSEADRWLEEVSKTVRAQQQPTPAPAPQPLIQPPPAASQSAPAFPVSTFIAPQPVPVGVVPPMQPAFIPAQPYAVANGMTYAAPSVPVVGITPSQMVANVFGTASHAPAAPPHQSPSLVKQQTFPQYESNSATNTTATATASPFFSPPAQHNGSTAFNGVDGGKWAAEDKQGQAPAAAPQVDPFEAQWAALEGKAKQRTNPSPTNPFSSDLQKTFEIEL; from the exons ATGAACAAATTACGGCAGAGCTTTAGGAGAAAGAAAGATGTCTATGTCCCAGAGGCCAGCAGGCCTCATCAATGGCAGACAGATGAAGAAGGTGTTCGTACTGGCAAGTGTAGCTTTCCTGTTAAG TACTTGGGACACGTCGAGGTGGACGAATCCAGAGGAATGCACATCTGTGAAGATGCTGTGAAGAGACTGAAATCT CTACCTACAGTAATAGCGCTCGACTTGTCCCCCCTGTTCCTCCAGGAAAGGAAGTTCTTCAAAGGCTTCTTTGGAAAA tcTGGGAAGAAAGCCGTTAAAGCAGTCCTGTGGGTTTCGGCGGATGGACTCAGAGTTGTAGATGAGAAAACAAAG GATCTTATAGTTGATCAGACAATAGAGAAGGTTTCTTTCTGCGCACCAGACAGGAACTTTGACCGGGCCTTCTCTTACATCTGTCGAGATGGCACGACAAGACGCTGGATATGCCACTGCTTTATGGCTGTAAAGGACACG GGGGAAAGGTTGAGTCACGCCGTGGGCTGTGCATTTGCAGCCTGCCTGGAGCGAAAGCAGAAGCGAGAGAAGGAGTGTGGAGTGACTGCCACCTTTGATGCCAGCAGAACAACATTCACTAGAGAGGGGTCATTCAGGGTCACTACAGCTACTGagcaagcagagagagaggaaattaTGAGACAGATGCCGGATGCTAAAG CAGTTGAAACAGAAGTGAAAGCCGTAGCACCCGGTGCTGCACCAAACAATACTGCCCCCTCCTCTGGCTCACCAACCTCTCCCACTGCTGAAGTTCCTGCCTCtctggagaaagaaatgagCAATCCCCATGCTATTCCCCGGAGGCATGCCCCTATAGAACAACTTGCCAGGCAAGGGTCTTTCAGGGGCTTCCCTGCCCTGAGCCAAAAGATGTCTCCTTTTAAACGCCAGTTGTCTTTGAGAATAAATGAGCTGCCTTCAACAGTGCAAAGGAAGACTGATTTCCCCATGAAAAACTCAG TCCCTGAGGTAGAAGGGGAAACAGACAGCATTAGTGCCCTGTGCTCTCAGATCACCAGTGCTTTCAGCGCACCATCAGAAGATCCTTTCTCTTCGGCCCCCATGACAAAACCAGTAACAGTAGTTGCACCACAGTCTCCTGCCTTTCAAG GCACTGAATGGAGCAGCACCTCctcaggtgcagcctcaccaagtCTCTTCCAAGGAAATCACAGACGTACTCCCTCAGAGGCAGACCGCTGGTTGGAAGAGGTCTCAAAGACTGTCAGAGCCCAACAGCAGCCgaccccagccccagccccacagccactAATAcaacctcctccagcagcttcccagtcaGCACCAGCCTTCCCAGTCAGCACCTTCATTGCACCTCAGCCCGTGCCGGTGGGCGTGGTACCCCCCATGCAGCCAGCATTTATCCCCGCTCAGCCCTACGCCGTAGCCAACGGGATGACCTACGCGGCCCCCAGCGTACCTGTGGTGGGAATCACACCTTCCCAGATGGTCGCCAACGTCTTCGGCACCGCCAGCCACGCTCCGGCAGCCCCTCCTCACCAGTCTCCCAGCCTCGTCAAGCAGCAGACGTTCCCTCAGTACGAAAGCAACAGTGCTACCAACACCACCGCCACTGCCACCGCCAGCCCTTTCTTCAGCCCCCCCGCCCAGCACAACGGCTCCACGGCTTTCAACGGAGTCGACGGCGGCAAATGGGCAGCGGAGGACAAACAGGGGCAGGCGCCGGCGGCCGCTCCGCAGGTGGATCCCTTCGAGGCACAGTGGGCAGCACTGGAGGGCAAGGCAAAGCAACGCACTAATCCCTCCCCGACCAACCCCTTCTCAAGTGATTTACAGAAGACGTTTGAGATTGAACTTTAA
- the NUMB gene encoding protein numb homolog isoform X3, translating into MNKLRQSFRRKKDVYVPEASRPHQWQTDEEGVRTGKCSFPVKYLGHVEVDESRGMHICEDAVKRLKSERKFFKGFFGKSGKKAVKAVLWVSADGLRVVDEKTKDLIVDQTIEKVSFCAPDRNFDRAFSYICRDGTTRRWICHCFMAVKDTGERLSHAVGCAFAACLERKQKREKECGVTATFDASRTTFTREGSFRVTTATEQAEREEIMRQMPDAKAVETEVKAVAPGAAPNNTAPSSGSPTSPTAEVPASLEKEMSNPHAIPRRHAPIEQLARQGSFRGFPALSQKMSPFKRQLSLRINELPSTVQRKTDFPMKNSVPEVEGETDSISALCSQITSAFSAPSEDPFSSAPMTKPVTVVAPQSPAFQVNGTASAFCVLAAKPSQAAVVSTAMPVRETNPWAHAPAANTGAAATVAGTEWSSTSSGAASPSLFQGNHRRTPSEADRWLEEVSKTVRAQQQPTPAPAPQPLIQPPPAASQSAPAFPVSTFIAPQPVPVGVVPPMQPAFIPAQPYAVANGMTYAAPSVPVVGITPSQMVANVFGTASHAPAAPPHQSPSLVKQQTFPQYESNSATNTTATATASPFFSPPAQHNGSTAFNGVDGGKWAAEDKQGQAPAAAPQVDPFEAQWAALEGKAKQRTNPSPTNPFSSDLQKTFEIEL; encoded by the exons ATGAACAAATTACGGCAGAGCTTTAGGAGAAAGAAAGATGTCTATGTCCCAGAGGCCAGCAGGCCTCATCAATGGCAGACAGATGAAGAAGGTGTTCGTACTGGCAAGTGTAGCTTTCCTGTTAAG TACTTGGGACACGTCGAGGTGGACGAATCCAGAGGAATGCACATCTGTGAAGATGCTGTGAAGAGACTGAAATCT GAAAGGAAGTTCTTCAAAGGCTTCTTTGGAAAA tcTGGGAAGAAAGCCGTTAAAGCAGTCCTGTGGGTTTCGGCGGATGGACTCAGAGTTGTAGATGAGAAAACAAAG GATCTTATAGTTGATCAGACAATAGAGAAGGTTTCTTTCTGCGCACCAGACAGGAACTTTGACCGGGCCTTCTCTTACATCTGTCGAGATGGCACGACAAGACGCTGGATATGCCACTGCTTTATGGCTGTAAAGGACACG GGGGAAAGGTTGAGTCACGCCGTGGGCTGTGCATTTGCAGCCTGCCTGGAGCGAAAGCAGAAGCGAGAGAAGGAGTGTGGAGTGACTGCCACCTTTGATGCCAGCAGAACAACATTCACTAGAGAGGGGTCATTCAGGGTCACTACAGCTACTGagcaagcagagagagaggaaattaTGAGACAGATGCCGGATGCTAAAG CAGTTGAAACAGAAGTGAAAGCCGTAGCACCCGGTGCTGCACCAAACAATACTGCCCCCTCCTCTGGCTCACCAACCTCTCCCACTGCTGAAGTTCCTGCCTCtctggagaaagaaatgagCAATCCCCATGCTATTCCCCGGAGGCATGCCCCTATAGAACAACTTGCCAGGCAAGGGTCTTTCAGGGGCTTCCCTGCCCTGAGCCAAAAGATGTCTCCTTTTAAACGCCAGTTGTCTTTGAGAATAAATGAGCTGCCTTCAACAGTGCAAAGGAAGACTGATTTCCCCATGAAAAACTCAG TCCCTGAGGTAGAAGGGGAAACAGACAGCATTAGTGCCCTGTGCTCTCAGATCACCAGTGCTTTCAGCGCACCATCAGAAGATCCTTTCTCTTCGGCCCCCATGACAAAACCAGTAACAGTAGTTGCACCACAGTCTCCTGCCTTTCAAG TTAATGGCACTGCCTCTGCCTTCTGTGTGCTTGCTGCTAAACCATCCCAAGCTGCTGTAGTGTCCACAGCTATGCCCGTTCGTGAAACCAATCCTTGGGCTCATGCTCCTGCTGCTAATACTGGAGCTGCGGCCACGGTCGCTG GCACTGAATGGAGCAGCACCTCctcaggtgcagcctcaccaagtCTCTTCCAAGGAAATCACAGACGTACTCCCTCAGAGGCAGACCGCTGGTTGGAAGAGGTCTCAAAGACTGTCAGAGCCCAACAGCAGCCgaccccagccccagccccacagccactAATAcaacctcctccagcagcttcccagtcaGCACCAGCCTTCCCAGTCAGCACCTTCATTGCACCTCAGCCCGTGCCGGTGGGCGTGGTACCCCCCATGCAGCCAGCATTTATCCCCGCTCAGCCCTACGCCGTAGCCAACGGGATGACCTACGCGGCCCCCAGCGTACCTGTGGTGGGAATCACACCTTCCCAGATGGTCGCCAACGTCTTCGGCACCGCCAGCCACGCTCCGGCAGCCCCTCCTCACCAGTCTCCCAGCCTCGTCAAGCAGCAGACGTTCCCTCAGTACGAAAGCAACAGTGCTACCAACACCACCGCCACTGCCACCGCCAGCCCTTTCTTCAGCCCCCCCGCCCAGCACAACGGCTCCACGGCTTTCAACGGAGTCGACGGCGGCAAATGGGCAGCGGAGGACAAACAGGGGCAGGCGCCGGCGGCCGCTCCGCAGGTGGATCCCTTCGAGGCACAGTGGGCAGCACTGGAGGGCAAGGCAAAGCAACGCACTAATCCCTCCCCGACCAACCCCTTCTCAAGTGATTTACAGAAGACGTTTGAGATTGAACTTTAA
- the NUMB gene encoding protein numb homolog isoform X11 — protein MNKLRQSFRRKKDVYVPEASRPHQWQTDEEGVRTGKCSFPVKYLGHVEVDESRGMHICEDAVKRLKSSGKKAVKAVLWVSADGLRVVDEKTKDLIVDQTIEKVSFCAPDRNFDRAFSYICRDGTTRRWICHCFMAVKDTGERLSHAVGCAFAACLERKQKREKECGVTATFDASRTTFTREGSFRVTTATEQAEREEIMRQMPDAKVETEVKAVAPGAAPNNTAPSSGSPTSPTAEVPASLEKEMSNPHAIPRRHAPIEQLARQGSFRGFPALSQKMSPFKRQLSLRINELPSTVQRKTDFPMKNSVPEVEGETDSISALCSQITSAFSAPSEDPFSSAPMTKPVTVVAPQSPAFQGTEWSSTSSGAASPSLFQGNHRRTPSEADRWLEEVSKTVRAQQQPTPAPAPQPLIQPPPAASQSAPAFPVSTFIAPQPVPVGVVPPMQPAFIPAQPYAVANGMTYAAPSVPVVGITPSQMVANVFGTASHAPAAPPHQSPSLVKQQTFPQYESNSATNTTATATASPFFSPPAQHNGSTAFNGVDGGKWAAEDKQGQAPAAAPQVDPFEAQWAALEGKAKQRTNPSPTNPFSSDLQKTFEIEL, from the exons ATGAACAAATTACGGCAGAGCTTTAGGAGAAAGAAAGATGTCTATGTCCCAGAGGCCAGCAGGCCTCATCAATGGCAGACAGATGAAGAAGGTGTTCGTACTGGCAAGTGTAGCTTTCCTGTTAAG TACTTGGGACACGTCGAGGTGGACGAATCCAGAGGAATGCACATCTGTGAAGATGCTGTGAAGAGACTGAAATCT tcTGGGAAGAAAGCCGTTAAAGCAGTCCTGTGGGTTTCGGCGGATGGACTCAGAGTTGTAGATGAGAAAACAAAG GATCTTATAGTTGATCAGACAATAGAGAAGGTTTCTTTCTGCGCACCAGACAGGAACTTTGACCGGGCCTTCTCTTACATCTGTCGAGATGGCACGACAAGACGCTGGATATGCCACTGCTTTATGGCTGTAAAGGACACG GGGGAAAGGTTGAGTCACGCCGTGGGCTGTGCATTTGCAGCCTGCCTGGAGCGAAAGCAGAAGCGAGAGAAGGAGTGTGGAGTGACTGCCACCTTTGATGCCAGCAGAACAACATTCACTAGAGAGGGGTCATTCAGGGTCACTACAGCTACTGagcaagcagagagagaggaaattaTGAGACAGATGCCGGATGCTAAAG TTGAAACAGAAGTGAAAGCCGTAGCACCCGGTGCTGCACCAAACAATACTGCCCCCTCCTCTGGCTCACCAACCTCTCCCACTGCTGAAGTTCCTGCCTCtctggagaaagaaatgagCAATCCCCATGCTATTCCCCGGAGGCATGCCCCTATAGAACAACTTGCCAGGCAAGGGTCTTTCAGGGGCTTCCCTGCCCTGAGCCAAAAGATGTCTCCTTTTAAACGCCAGTTGTCTTTGAGAATAAATGAGCTGCCTTCAACAGTGCAAAGGAAGACTGATTTCCCCATGAAAAACTCAG TCCCTGAGGTAGAAGGGGAAACAGACAGCATTAGTGCCCTGTGCTCTCAGATCACCAGTGCTTTCAGCGCACCATCAGAAGATCCTTTCTCTTCGGCCCCCATGACAAAACCAGTAACAGTAGTTGCACCACAGTCTCCTGCCTTTCAAG GCACTGAATGGAGCAGCACCTCctcaggtgcagcctcaccaagtCTCTTCCAAGGAAATCACAGACGTACTCCCTCAGAGGCAGACCGCTGGTTGGAAGAGGTCTCAAAGACTGTCAGAGCCCAACAGCAGCCgaccccagccccagccccacagccactAATAcaacctcctccagcagcttcccagtcaGCACCAGCCTTCCCAGTCAGCACCTTCATTGCACCTCAGCCCGTGCCGGTGGGCGTGGTACCCCCCATGCAGCCAGCATTTATCCCCGCTCAGCCCTACGCCGTAGCCAACGGGATGACCTACGCGGCCCCCAGCGTACCTGTGGTGGGAATCACACCTTCCCAGATGGTCGCCAACGTCTTCGGCACCGCCAGCCACGCTCCGGCAGCCCCTCCTCACCAGTCTCCCAGCCTCGTCAAGCAGCAGACGTTCCCTCAGTACGAAAGCAACAGTGCTACCAACACCACCGCCACTGCCACCGCCAGCCCTTTCTTCAGCCCCCCCGCCCAGCACAACGGCTCCACGGCTTTCAACGGAGTCGACGGCGGCAAATGGGCAGCGGAGGACAAACAGGGGCAGGCGCCGGCGGCCGCTCCGCAGGTGGATCCCTTCGAGGCACAGTGGGCAGCACTGGAGGGCAAGGCAAAGCAACGCACTAATCCCTCCCCGACCAACCCCTTCTCAAGTGATTTACAGAAGACGTTTGAGATTGAACTTTAA
- the NUMB gene encoding protein numb homolog isoform X12: MNKLRQSFRRKKDVYVPEASRPHQWQTDEEGVRTGKCSFPVKYLGHVEVDESRGMHICEDAVKRLKSLPTVIALDLSPLFLQERKFFKGFFGKSGKKAVKAVLWVSADGLRVVDEKTKDLIVDQTIEKVSFCAPDRNFDRAFSYICRDGTTRRWICHCFMAVKDTGERLSHAVGCAFAACLERKQKREKECGVTATFDASRTTFTREGSFRVTTATEQAEREEIMRQMPDAKAVETEVKAVAPGAAPNNTAPSSGSPTSPTAEVPASLEKEMSNPHAIPRRHAPIEQLARQGSFRGFPALSQKMSPFKRQLSLRINELPSTVQRKTDFPMKNSGTEWSSTSSGAASPSLFQGNHRRTPSEADRWLEEVSKTVRAQQQPTPAPAPQPLIQPPPAASQSAPAFPVSTFIAPQPVPVGVVPPMQPAFIPAQPYAVANGMTYAAPSVPVVGITPSQMVANVFGTASHAPAAPPHQSPSLVKQQTFPQYESNSATNTTATATASPFFSPPAQHNGSTAFNGVDGGKWAAEDKQGQAPAAAPQVDPFEAQWAALEGKAKQRTNPSPTNPFSSDLQKTFEIEL; the protein is encoded by the exons ATGAACAAATTACGGCAGAGCTTTAGGAGAAAGAAAGATGTCTATGTCCCAGAGGCCAGCAGGCCTCATCAATGGCAGACAGATGAAGAAGGTGTTCGTACTGGCAAGTGTAGCTTTCCTGTTAAG TACTTGGGACACGTCGAGGTGGACGAATCCAGAGGAATGCACATCTGTGAAGATGCTGTGAAGAGACTGAAATCT CTACCTACAGTAATAGCGCTCGACTTGTCCCCCCTGTTCCTCCAGGAAAGGAAGTTCTTCAAAGGCTTCTTTGGAAAA tcTGGGAAGAAAGCCGTTAAAGCAGTCCTGTGGGTTTCGGCGGATGGACTCAGAGTTGTAGATGAGAAAACAAAG GATCTTATAGTTGATCAGACAATAGAGAAGGTTTCTTTCTGCGCACCAGACAGGAACTTTGACCGGGCCTTCTCTTACATCTGTCGAGATGGCACGACAAGACGCTGGATATGCCACTGCTTTATGGCTGTAAAGGACACG GGGGAAAGGTTGAGTCACGCCGTGGGCTGTGCATTTGCAGCCTGCCTGGAGCGAAAGCAGAAGCGAGAGAAGGAGTGTGGAGTGACTGCCACCTTTGATGCCAGCAGAACAACATTCACTAGAGAGGGGTCATTCAGGGTCACTACAGCTACTGagcaagcagagagagaggaaattaTGAGACAGATGCCGGATGCTAAAG CAGTTGAAACAGAAGTGAAAGCCGTAGCACCCGGTGCTGCACCAAACAATACTGCCCCCTCCTCTGGCTCACCAACCTCTCCCACTGCTGAAGTTCCTGCCTCtctggagaaagaaatgagCAATCCCCATGCTATTCCCCGGAGGCATGCCCCTATAGAACAACTTGCCAGGCAAGGGTCTTTCAGGGGCTTCCCTGCCCTGAGCCAAAAGATGTCTCCTTTTAAACGCCAGTTGTCTTTGAGAATAAATGAGCTGCCTTCAACAGTGCAAAGGAAGACTGATTTCCCCATGAAAAACTCAG GCACTGAATGGAGCAGCACCTCctcaggtgcagcctcaccaagtCTCTTCCAAGGAAATCACAGACGTACTCCCTCAGAGGCAGACCGCTGGTTGGAAGAGGTCTCAAAGACTGTCAGAGCCCAACAGCAGCCgaccccagccccagccccacagccactAATAcaacctcctccagcagcttcccagtcaGCACCAGCCTTCCCAGTCAGCACCTTCATTGCACCTCAGCCCGTGCCGGTGGGCGTGGTACCCCCCATGCAGCCAGCATTTATCCCCGCTCAGCCCTACGCCGTAGCCAACGGGATGACCTACGCGGCCCCCAGCGTACCTGTGGTGGGAATCACACCTTCCCAGATGGTCGCCAACGTCTTCGGCACCGCCAGCCACGCTCCGGCAGCCCCTCCTCACCAGTCTCCCAGCCTCGTCAAGCAGCAGACGTTCCCTCAGTACGAAAGCAACAGTGCTACCAACACCACCGCCACTGCCACCGCCAGCCCTTTCTTCAGCCCCCCCGCCCAGCACAACGGCTCCACGGCTTTCAACGGAGTCGACGGCGGCAAATGGGCAGCGGAGGACAAACAGGGGCAGGCGCCGGCGGCCGCTCCGCAGGTGGATCCCTTCGAGGCACAGTGGGCAGCACTGGAGGGCAAGGCAAAGCAACGCACTAATCCCTCCCCGACCAACCCCTTCTCAAGTGATTTACAGAAGACGTTTGAGATTGAACTTTAA
- the NUMB gene encoding protein numb homolog isoform X9, with translation MNKLRQSFRRKKDVYVPEASRPHQWQTDEEGVRTGKCSFPVKYLGHVEVDESRGMHICEDAVKRLKSERKFFKGFFGKSGKKAVKAVLWVSADGLRVVDEKTKDLIVDQTIEKVSFCAPDRNFDRAFSYICRDGTTRRWICHCFMAVKDTGERLSHAVGCAFAACLERKQKREKECGVTATFDASRTTFTREGSFRVTTATEQAEREEIMRQMPDAKAVETEVKAVAPGAAPNNTAPSSGSPTSPTAEVPASLEKEMSNPHAIPRRHAPIEQLARQGSFRGFPALSQKMSPFKRQLSLRINELPSTVQRKTDFPMKNSVPEVEGETDSISALCSQITSAFSAPSEDPFSSAPMTKPVTVVAPQSPAFQGTEWSSTSSGAASPSLFQGNHRRTPSEADRWLEEVSKTVRAQQQPTPAPAPQPLIQPPPAASQSAPAFPVSTFIAPQPVPVGVVPPMQPAFIPAQPYAVANGMTYAAPSVPVVGITPSQMVANVFGTASHAPAAPPHQSPSLVKQQTFPQYESNSATNTTATATASPFFSPPAQHNGSTAFNGVDGGKWAAEDKQGQAPAAAPQVDPFEAQWAALEGKAKQRTNPSPTNPFSSDLQKTFEIEL, from the exons ATGAACAAATTACGGCAGAGCTTTAGGAGAAAGAAAGATGTCTATGTCCCAGAGGCCAGCAGGCCTCATCAATGGCAGACAGATGAAGAAGGTGTTCGTACTGGCAAGTGTAGCTTTCCTGTTAAG TACTTGGGACACGTCGAGGTGGACGAATCCAGAGGAATGCACATCTGTGAAGATGCTGTGAAGAGACTGAAATCT GAAAGGAAGTTCTTCAAAGGCTTCTTTGGAAAA tcTGGGAAGAAAGCCGTTAAAGCAGTCCTGTGGGTTTCGGCGGATGGACTCAGAGTTGTAGATGAGAAAACAAAG GATCTTATAGTTGATCAGACAATAGAGAAGGTTTCTTTCTGCGCACCAGACAGGAACTTTGACCGGGCCTTCTCTTACATCTGTCGAGATGGCACGACAAGACGCTGGATATGCCACTGCTTTATGGCTGTAAAGGACACG GGGGAAAGGTTGAGTCACGCCGTGGGCTGTGCATTTGCAGCCTGCCTGGAGCGAAAGCAGAAGCGAGAGAAGGAGTGTGGAGTGACTGCCACCTTTGATGCCAGCAGAACAACATTCACTAGAGAGGGGTCATTCAGGGTCACTACAGCTACTGagcaagcagagagagaggaaattaTGAGACAGATGCCGGATGCTAAAG CAGTTGAAACAGAAGTGAAAGCCGTAGCACCCGGTGCTGCACCAAACAATACTGCCCCCTCCTCTGGCTCACCAACCTCTCCCACTGCTGAAGTTCCTGCCTCtctggagaaagaaatgagCAATCCCCATGCTATTCCCCGGAGGCATGCCCCTATAGAACAACTTGCCAGGCAAGGGTCTTTCAGGGGCTTCCCTGCCCTGAGCCAAAAGATGTCTCCTTTTAAACGCCAGTTGTCTTTGAGAATAAATGAGCTGCCTTCAACAGTGCAAAGGAAGACTGATTTCCCCATGAAAAACTCAG TCCCTGAGGTAGAAGGGGAAACAGACAGCATTAGTGCCCTGTGCTCTCAGATCACCAGTGCTTTCAGCGCACCATCAGAAGATCCTTTCTCTTCGGCCCCCATGACAAAACCAGTAACAGTAGTTGCACCACAGTCTCCTGCCTTTCAAG GCACTGAATGGAGCAGCACCTCctcaggtgcagcctcaccaagtCTCTTCCAAGGAAATCACAGACGTACTCCCTCAGAGGCAGACCGCTGGTTGGAAGAGGTCTCAAAGACTGTCAGAGCCCAACAGCAGCCgaccccagccccagccccacagccactAATAcaacctcctccagcagcttcccagtcaGCACCAGCCTTCCCAGTCAGCACCTTCATTGCACCTCAGCCCGTGCCGGTGGGCGTGGTACCCCCCATGCAGCCAGCATTTATCCCCGCTCAGCCCTACGCCGTAGCCAACGGGATGACCTACGCGGCCCCCAGCGTACCTGTGGTGGGAATCACACCTTCCCAGATGGTCGCCAACGTCTTCGGCACCGCCAGCCACGCTCCGGCAGCCCCTCCTCACCAGTCTCCCAGCCTCGTCAAGCAGCAGACGTTCCCTCAGTACGAAAGCAACAGTGCTACCAACACCACCGCCACTGCCACCGCCAGCCCTTTCTTCAGCCCCCCCGCCCAGCACAACGGCTCCACGGCTTTCAACGGAGTCGACGGCGGCAAATGGGCAGCGGAGGACAAACAGGGGCAGGCGCCGGCGGCCGCTCCGCAGGTGGATCCCTTCGAGGCACAGTGGGCAGCACTGGAGGGCAAGGCAAAGCAACGCACTAATCCCTCCCCGACCAACCCCTTCTCAAGTGATTTACAGAAGACGTTTGAGATTGAACTTTAA